Genomic DNA from Shewanella woodyi ATCC 51908:
AGTTGGTGGCCAGGCTCGATGCCTTGGTCAGACGCAGTGCCGGTTTCGTAAAACCTGTGATCACCAGTGGCCCACTGAATTTAGACTTAGCTGCTAAACAGGTCACCATGCATGAAGAGGTGATGGAGGTGACCGCATTTGAATATCAAATTCTAGAATACCTGATGCGTCATTGCCATGAAGTGGTTGCTAAACAGAGACTATTAGATGTTGTTTATGCCGACAAAGAGGGCGATCCCAATACTATTGAGGTGATGGTTTCACGGCTAAGAAAGAAACTGACCAGTGGCGGACTGGATAACCCTATCGCAACCATACGTGGCCAAGGCTACAAGTTTAACCTGCCATGCAGTTAAAATTTAAGCCTAAGAAACGTCTGCTCACACGGATGTTTCTCACCTCCCTGTCTATTATCGCCTTAGTGGGCTTCGGGTTAGCTTGGATGATCAATATTCTCCATGCCCAAAATAGCTATAATGAAGAAACGGCCCAGTTAATCGCTGAGATCCCTAAGGTTGCCGCAGAGCTTAAAGAGCATGATCTTATTCCAGAGACAAGTGAATGGCTTGATGAAAACAACACCCCAGAGCGTTACGTCATCGCCAGTTGTGATGCTGACTTCAGGCAAGTATGGACCTCATCATTAGCTGTCGACAAAGGCTTATTTGATACCTGCGAACGTTTTAATGAGATCCGCAATGACTCCCCCCCCTATTATCTCAACTTAGCCGATGAAAAAGGCTATTTTATCTACCTTTTAGCCGTGGAAATTGCAGGTAATAAGTACAACTTGCTGGTGATGAAAGATGCAGAAAATCTAGAAGCTGAACTCGATAAATTCAGCCGTCTCACCTATATCAGATTAGCCATGGTACTTGCCC
This window encodes:
- a CDS encoding response regulator; this translates as MRILVVEDDPILSHHLKVQLSELGNQVQVALTAKEGFYQATNYPIDVAIVDLGLPDQDGISLIQSLRDNGLKAPVLILTARVNWQDKVEGLNAGADDYLVKPFQKEELVARLDALVRRSAGFVKPVITSGPLNLDLAAKQVTMHEEVMEVTAFEYQILEYLMRHCHEVVAKQRLLDVVYADKEGDPNTIEVMVSRLRKKLTSGGLDNPIATIRGQGYKFNLPCS